A genomic region of Arachis hypogaea cultivar Tifrunner chromosome 5, arahy.Tifrunner.gnm2.J5K5, whole genome shotgun sequence contains the following coding sequences:
- the LOC112802952 gene encoding uncharacterized protein → MNPFYSGFTPQYPYSLLNNYAWNIHRQPTIERYRNQINYGPQNMLHGGLNHSHFNFGDPTPPYGLGFPNDGVSVPGANFLLHQTARQSNPFVAPSFQDDDVRAASFLQHQTGGPINRFATSPARPTNRVASSRVRPTNPIVAPRARPTNPNVAPRARPFWCKVCGVWLSSSKNIEEHNKGRNHQNMLRGHKHTLKRHEKSEELRSIRRGEREQVPNAFGNIVDRSKTVQKSERRISVERQHKAKFMAETSTVPAENAEGECKDKSVTRVNDSKRKIGGANGGNDENKIKRIRRTIEGSKREGELRDNSVAEGCDSKPKPEGEVRHDSKPKPEGEVMHNSVAEGHDSKLKIGGTSGGNGKKIKRRRRVIKSSKSYTNAPSNCANAESTPQVPTGAPPEQPMPLQVLLPVPAVGSNFEPQIQPLVLAYSEANVNDKSPIPTDETNVQLPSSMSMEVNAPVNSSVNNEILDRSCKVEEKMEVLDIIPLSIYVESTVQVTLAVPPQKPAPLLEFSPLPQEGLNSEPLIHPSVQVEAEQQTSEDNVHDENQNPKTNVYLPSSISMEFDAPADSSTNTEISNENFIAKENMEVTTKLNIASVQENICFVCGDRGFEEALIYCYKCQLWARHRYCLDGPVIFTKQVIWFCEDCKPTVETCDSQNLEDTIQTRMEKTNFTKQIREKIEFKKECQPALKTVENTHVADLNLVELKDHVIAQPVNDPIWRGSLHVHNKSINSIIASISGLFAHLSDLACSLVNEETRRFPEKLSLDLFQRRAVWPSRFLKYEIDQNSIALYLFPDERCERDYDKLVDDVIHSDLAMRAVLEHVELLVFPSTVLPIEYRRFKAKYYLWGVFKAKKT, encoded by the exons ATGAATCCCTTCTATTCTGGTTTTACTCCTCAGTATCCTTATTCTCTTCTAAACAACTATGCATGGAACATTCATCGACAACCCACC ATTGAGAGATATCGAAATCAAATTAACTATGGCCCGCAAAATATGCTTCATGGAGGTTTAAATCACAGCCATTTTAATTTCGGTGATCCAACCCCTCCGTATGGTTTGGGTTTTCCAAATGATGGTGTTAGTGTTCCTGGTGCTAACTTCTTACTGCACCAAACTGCTAGACAAAGTAATCCTTTTGTGGCCCCAAGCTTCCAAGATGATGATGTCAGAGCTGCTAGCTTCTTACAGCACCAAACCGGTGGACCGATTAATCGCTTTGCAACCTCACCAGCACGGCCGACTAATCGTGTTGCAAGCTCACGAGTACGGCCAACTAATCCCATTGTAGCTCCACGAGCACGGCCAACTAATCCCAATGTAGCTCCCCGAGCAAGACCATTCTGGTGTAAAGTTTGTGGAGTTTGGTTGAGTAGTTCCAAAAACATAGAAGAACATAACAAAGGAAGGAACCATCAGAATATGTTGAGAGGACATAAGCATACGTTGAAAAGACATGAGAAGTCCGAGGAACTTAGAAGTATAAGAAGAGGAGAGAGGGAGCAAGTGCCAAATGCCTTTGGGAATATAGTAGATCGGTCTAAGACAGTTCAGAAATCCGAGAGAAGAATTTCTGTTGAAAGGCAGCACAAAGCAAAATTCATGGCGGAGACTTCTACTGTTCCAGCTGAAAATGCTGAAGGGGAATGTAAGGATAAATCTGTAACCAGGGTTAATGACTCCAAGAGGAAAATCGGAGGAGCTAATGGAGGCAATGATGAGAACAAGATTAAGAGGATAAGAAGGACTATAGAAGGATCAAAACGTGAAGGGGAATTGAGGGATAACTCTGTTGCAGAGGGCTGTGATTCAAAGCCAAAACCTGAAGGAGAAGTGAGGCATGATTCAAAGCCAAAACCCGAAGGAGAAGTGATGCACAACTCTGTTGCAGAGGGTCATGATTCCAAGCTGAAGATTGGGGGAACTAGTGGAGGTAATGGCAAGAAAATTAAGCGGAGAAGAAGGGTCATCAAATCATCAAAATCTTACACCAATGCTCCATCAAACTGTGCAAATGCAGAGTCTACCCCTCAAGTACCTACAGGGGCACCACCAGAGCAGCCTATGCCACTACAGGTACTCTTACCAGTACCAGCAGTGGGATCAAAttttgaaccacaaattcaaccTCTTGTACTAGCTTATTCGGAGGCCAATGTAAATGACAAGAGTCCCATTCCTACGGATGAAACAAATGTTCAATTGCCATCATCAATGTCAATGGAGGTCAATGCTCCTGTTAATTCTAGCGTTAACAATGAAATTTTAGATAGAAGTtgcaaagttgaagaaaagatggAAGTACTTGACATCATTCCTCTGTCAATTTATGTGGAGTCTACAGTTCAAGTAACTTTAGCAGTACCACCACAGAAGCCTGCACCATTATTGGAATTCTCACCATTACCTCAGGAGGGATTAAATTCTGAACCACTAATTCACCCTTCTGTACAAGTTGAAGCGGAACAGCAAACATCCGAAGACAATGTACATGATGAGAATCAAAATCCGAAGACAAATGTTTATCTTCCATCATCAATCTCAATGGAATTTGATGCTCCTGCAGATTCTAGTACCAATACTGAAATTTCAAATGAAAATTTCATAgccaaagaaaatatggaagtcACCACCAAATTAAACATAGCATCAGTTCAG GAAAATATTTGTTTTGTATGCGGCGATCGTGGCTTTGAGGAGGCATTGATTTATTGCTACAAGTGTCAATTATGGGCACGACATAG gTATTGTTTAGACGGACCTGTGATATTCACCAAGCAAGTTATATGGTTTTGTGAGGATTGTAAACCAACGGTAGAAACATGTGATTCTCAAAATTTAGAAGATACAATCCAAACCAGGATGGAAAAAACCAATTTCACAAAGCAAATCAGGGAGAAAATCGAGTTTAAGAAAGAGTGTCAACCTGCTCTGAAAACGGTTGAAAACACTCATGTCGCTGATCTTAATCTCGTGGAATTAAAAGATCATGTTATAGCACAACCTGTTAATGATCCAATTTGGAg AGGAAGTCTTCACGTCCACAACAAAAGTATCAATTCCATCATCGCTTCTATCAGTGGACTTTTTGCACATTTGTCTGATCTAGCTTGCTCCCTTGTTAACGAGGAAACAAGACGTTTTCCAGAGAAGCTTTCCCTGGACTTGTTTCAAAGACGTGCAGTGTGGCCAAGTCGCTTCTTGAAATATGAGATAGATCAAAACAGCATTGCACTTTATTTATTTCCTGATGAAAG ATGTGAAAGGGACTATGACAAGTTAGTTGATGACGTTATTCACTCTGACCTTGCCATGAGGGCTGTGCTTGAACATGTAGAGCTCCTAGTTTTTCCTTCCACCGTGCTTCCGATAGAATACCGGA GATTTAaagcaaagtactacttgtggggaGTCTTCAAAGCAAAGAAAACTTAA